In the Natrinema sp. CBA1119 genome, AGCAACTCGATGTATTCTATGAACGAGGGGGTTGGAGTTCCGGGCATGTAGATCGGGGGATCAGGCTGCTCGAGGCGGACGTTGGTAATCGGATCTCTGTATTCGGTTCGTTTCATAGGCTAGATTCGAGTCGGGGCTATTTATACTTTCACAGATATAGTTTCTGTATAATACACCAACAATCGTTATTGACCACTCTATTCACGGTACCAGATGGCACGATGTCTCAGTCCCCGCCCGAAAGATAGTAGACAGTAGAAATAATTACTCAGTTTTGGAACAGAGGGGTGATCAAATGCGGTATCGATCGCCGTTGGTAACTCGCTAATCGAGTCGAAGAACCGTTTGTTGAGAGTCGCTTGTGACTGTCTCCAGCACCTTCGACTGGCTTATGTTCCGGCGAATACGCCGGTAGCGTGACGAGGGCGAGGTCGTCACGGGCCGCCAGATCCGGGACGGCCGACGCCTGAAAGTACGGTGCTCCATCTAACACAATGATCAAGTCATCTTCAAACTCTTGGCATAATGCAAGAATGAAATGTTTTGCGTGATCGGCAGTAACGTACTCTTCGAATCGAGAGAAAAAGCGATCATCGTCCTCGGTGATCGCGCCCAAAAGACACGTCCACCCACGTTGTCCGGATAATTCGATAGACGGCCGCGTGCCGCGCGGAAACCACGCGGCACGCGGCTCGACGTGGACCGATTTCTTGGTTTGATCGATACGGACTACCGTGGCGTCCATCTCCCGCCGCTTTGTTTGCGATTCTCACGGATCGCTTCTTGCTCATCAGCATCAGATTCGACGGCTGTACGGCGAGGTTTTTGATAACTCAATCCCGCTTCGTTGAGCAGCCGCCGACAGCTCGGGATTGAGTACTCGACATCGTAGGTCTCGTCGAGATATTGCTGGACGAGCGCCGGCGTCCACGCCGGCGCGTCAACGCCAACTTCTTCGGGAGATTCATGAACGATCTCTTCGAACTCTTTTTGCTCTTGTTCTGATAGCTTTCGTTTTCTCCCAGATCGATGAGCATCAGTAACAGCCTGCTCAAGCGACTCATCGGTGTCGAGTCGCTTGAGCCAGCTATAGATCGTCCGGCGCTGAACGCCGTACCACTCAGCTAGTTCAGTTTGCGTAAGACCGTTTTTGTACGCAATTGCTGCTAAGAGCCGTTGTGTCGGCTTCTTTCCTTCCACATTGTCGAGGGCTGTTTGTAGTTCCTCGACAGAGATTTCGTCGAGATGCTCCACTACACTCGACAACAGTATCTGAGTAAAAAGCTCTAACGGTTACTATTGAGGAACGAGTCATGCGTTTTGGCGGTAGCGGTGCGGCTGTCAGTGCCCACGGAGCTGCCGAAGGCGGCGAGTAGGCCGGGGTAGTTCAGTGCATGGAGCACGTCGAAACGCGACACCGTACTTTTTCAACTGTCTCTGAACGCCGCTACGAGACGGTCCCGTGAGAGAGCGTCGTAGCGATGCAAAACTTATAGTCTCCCAAGCTAATACTTCACATGGGTATGGAGTACACTGTTGTCGATAGCGAGGATGTACCGCTCACTGACCTCTCTGAAGTCGACGAAATGCCGCCGGATCTGGACATTCGGGCCGTTGACGAGGAACTCGACTGTCAGAATACTGCGGTGAAGATCTGGTACTTCGACGAGGGCGAAGAGATCGGCTATCACGCGCACACGGAGCAGGAGGAACTCTTCTACGTCCTCGAGGGGACGTTCTCGTTGAAACTCGGCCGCTCGGGCGAGGAAGAGTTCGTCGAGG is a window encoding:
- a CDS encoding cupin domain-containing protein, translated to MEYTVVDSEDVPLTDLSEVDEMPPDLDIRAVDEELDCQNTAVKIWYFDEGEEIGYHAHTEQEELFYVLEGTFSLKLGRSGEEEFVEADEGTFWVAAPKIGHGHRCISDDGGAVLAFGAPPVDDPGRDPHSISDEERDG